A genomic segment from Truepera sp. encodes:
- the glpX gene encoding class II fructose-bisphosphatase, with protein MPKSSPGNAAAKSAANTRGSEESRPKELSGVRSGGLEAVLVFDAVRVTEQAAIAASRVAGKGDPDLVDQAGVDAMREVLNELPIDGKIVIGEGERDEAPMLYIGERVGRAGEGDWPVDIAVDPVEGTNITARMINNSVAVIAMSERGGLFQAPDTYMEKLIVGPPAKGKVDLTWPVAANLRGVALSLDRAVDDLTVVILDRPRHEQLVREVREAGARVKLIGDGDVIAALAAAVRGTGVHAVMGTGGAPEGVLAAAALKCLGGEIHGRFRPRNDDERRRLEAAGANEERVYRTEDLAPGHDIVFSASGITDGDLLRGVKFFKNGARTHSITMGYRSRLIRFTDSVHLLGDGARVTVQV; from the coding sequence ATGCCCAAGTCCAGTCCCGGTAACGCCGCCGCCAAGTCCGCCGCCAACACCCGTGGGAGCGAGGAGTCCAGGCCCAAGGAGCTGTCGGGCGTCCGGTCGGGCGGGCTCGAGGCGGTCCTCGTGTTCGATGCGGTCAGGGTGACGGAGCAGGCGGCCATCGCCGCCAGCCGCGTGGCCGGCAAGGGCGACCCCGACCTGGTGGACCAGGCCGGCGTAGACGCCATGCGCGAAGTGCTGAACGAGTTACCGATAGACGGGAAGATAGTCATCGGCGAGGGCGAGCGTGACGAGGCGCCCATGCTCTACATCGGTGAGAGGGTCGGCAGGGCCGGCGAGGGCGACTGGCCCGTCGACATCGCCGTGGACCCCGTCGAGGGTACGAACATCACGGCGCGCATGATCAACAACTCCGTAGCGGTGATCGCGATGTCGGAGCGCGGCGGGTTGTTCCAGGCGCCGGACACCTACATGGAGAAGTTGATCGTCGGCCCACCGGCGAAGGGCAAGGTCGACCTGACCTGGCCGGTCGCGGCCAACCTGCGCGGGGTGGCGCTCTCCCTCGACCGGGCGGTCGACGACCTCACGGTAGTCATCCTCGACCGGCCGCGCCACGAGCAGTTGGTGCGCGAGGTCCGCGAAGCCGGAGCGCGAGTAAAACTGATCGGTGACGGCGACGTGATCGCGGCACTCGCGGCCGCGGTGCGCGGGACCGGCGTGCACGCCGTGATGGGCACGGGCGGCGCGCCCGAGGGTGTGCTGGCGGCAGCGGCGCTGAAGTGCCTCGGGGGAGAGATCCACGGCCGGTTCAGGCCGCGCAACGACGACGAGCGCCGCCGCCTCGAGGCCGCGGGGGCGAACGAGGAGCGCGTCTACCGCACCGAGGACCTGGCGCCAGGGCACGACATCGTGTTCAGCGCCAGCGGCATCACCGACGGGGACCTCCTGCGAGGAGTCAAGTTCTTCAAGAACGGCGCGCGCACCCACAGCATCACCATGGGTTACCGCTCCCGCCTGATCCGCTTCACCGACTCCGTCCACCTGCTGGGCGACGGCGCCAGGGTGACCGTCCAGGTCTGA
- the rdgB gene encoding RdgB/HAM1 family non-canonical purine NTP pyrophosphatase, which produces MTHRLVVATLNPGKLREFQDALAGADFELVSAPDVGVTSFPPETGASYEENALIKAGHVAVASGLPALADDSGLEVDALGGAPGVYTARFGGPGLTDGERMAHLLRKLRNTPAEQRTAHFIAVIVLATPAGAVQAFQGESMGTILQGPRGMDGFGYDPIFFSPELGKSFAEASTAEKRRVSHRGRALAAFAAWAASDGGNEVLSDTVVRSVETD; this is translated from the coding sequence TAGGCTGGTGGTCGCGACCCTCAACCCAGGGAAGTTGCGGGAGTTCCAGGACGCGCTGGCCGGCGCCGACTTCGAACTCGTGTCCGCGCCCGACGTGGGGGTCACCAGCTTTCCGCCCGAGACGGGCGCGAGTTACGAGGAGAACGCGCTGATCAAGGCCGGGCACGTGGCCGTGGCCTCCGGCCTGCCGGCACTGGCCGATGATTCCGGGCTCGAGGTCGATGCCCTAGGCGGCGCGCCCGGCGTCTACACGGCCCGCTTCGGCGGCCCGGGGTTGACGGACGGCGAGCGGATGGCGCACCTCCTGAGGAAGCTGCGGAACACCCCAGCCGAGCAGCGCACCGCGCACTTCATTGCCGTCATCGTCCTGGCCACCCCCGCCGGCGCCGTGCAGGCCTTTCAGGGCGAGAGCATGGGCACCATCTTGCAGGGGCCTCGCGGGATGGACGGTTTCGGCTACGACCCCATCTTCTTCAGCCCCGAGCTGGGCAAGAGCTTCGCCGAGGCCTCGACCGCGGAGAAGCGCCGGGTGAGCCACCGCGGGCGGGCGCTGGCGGCCTTCGCCGCATGGGCAGCCAGCGACGGCGGCAACGAGGTGCTGAGCGACACCGTGGTGCGCTCGGTCGAGACGGACTGA